A single genomic interval of Shewanella psychropiezotolerans harbors:
- a CDS encoding ATP-binding protein: MISATSLLLIILAYVGFLYMIAAWAEAGSELAQKITTSAAVYALSLAIYCTSWTFFGSVGIATRSSILMLTIYLGPTLLMIVIWPLMQRILLIKQIYRVTSIADFLSARYNRSVSLAGLAALVAMIGIVPYLALQLKAINTSIDLLLAVQVGTKLTIAWLVWLGVALFTIVFGIRHLDPTERHPGMMLALAVEGVVKLAAMLTVGVFVCFVMFDSPLDIFAQLEQKMPEAAANMSSKPAFVTWFSYLILAGTAFMLLPRQFHVMVVENPDPNHVKKVQWWLPVYLILMTLFVTPIAAAGLLLLGPETADSYMLSIPMLAGQELLTIFVFIGGFSASMAMLMVSGMTLSTMFSNHLVLPLIQWFRPDSRLKKYLLQSRWLAVFIVLGAGQMFYLYLGESYMLVNMGMISFCAVLQFLPLVIAGLYWPQVTTKGAFSGLCAGFGIWAYCLLLPAIMKSGWINADILLTGPFGIGWLHPEHLLGTEMHKISHGAFWSMAANISALVLGSLYSKMSGEEKRYNAEFMDVMAERVAEDEAIMDTLPRNIELDPKLKLLKGIFSQYLTPEYAEMKLAACLIEAELNEASLINVQELANLERTTERQLSGITGAAVAHMVVTQSNLYSEQEIRTLERYYGQLLAQLKISPAQLRQQLNYSKEKELLAKRYSEQMQGIVDDRTRELQETLDKLKSAQAHLVETEKQASLGKMVAGIAHEINTPIGVCVTAASHLHDEVVGLKKMFAAGELSEEEFQGFMLTCTESMDIILKNNARASKLIQSFKRVAVDQSSEQVREFGLKEYLGEILMSLRPTLKKEPHKIQVICPDKLICNTYPGVISQVVTNLIMNSLLHAFKPEQVGKVTIEVTGSEGNILMNYSDDGVGLDEDGEKNLFDPFYTTKRNQGGSGLGTHLVYNLVTQKLKGEVDVETSPGKGLCYHIRFPQNIES, translated from the coding sequence ATGATTAGCGCTACGAGTTTGCTGCTGATCATATTAGCTTATGTAGGCTTTCTATATATGATTGCTGCCTGGGCTGAAGCTGGTAGCGAACTAGCTCAAAAGATCACCACCAGCGCCGCAGTTTACGCCCTGTCCTTAGCCATATATTGTACCAGTTGGACTTTCTTCGGCAGTGTCGGTATCGCCACTCGCTCTAGCATCTTGATGTTGACTATCTATCTGGGCCCGACGCTCTTGATGATCGTTATCTGGCCCTTGATGCAAAGAATATTGCTGATTAAGCAGATATACAGGGTGACCAGTATCGCTGACTTCCTCTCTGCCAGATATAATCGCAGTGTGTCGCTGGCGGGACTCGCGGCCTTAGTGGCCATGATAGGCATAGTGCCTTATTTAGCCCTGCAGCTTAAGGCGATAAATACGTCTATCGACTTGCTTCTGGCGGTGCAAGTCGGGACTAAGCTCACTATAGCCTGGTTGGTTTGGCTGGGCGTCGCCCTGTTTACCATAGTGTTTGGTATCCGCCATCTGGACCCCACTGAGCGTCACCCAGGCATGATGTTGGCGTTGGCGGTAGAAGGTGTGGTTAAGCTGGCAGCCATGTTGACCGTCGGGGTATTTGTCTGTTTCGTGATGTTCGACTCTCCCCTGGATATCTTTGCTCAATTGGAACAGAAGATGCCTGAGGCTGCGGCTAATATGTCGTCGAAACCCGCATTTGTCACTTGGTTTAGTTACCTCATATTAGCGGGAACAGCCTTCATGCTACTTCCACGGCAGTTCCATGTGATGGTGGTGGAGAACCCGGACCCTAATCATGTTAAAAAAGTCCAGTGGTGGCTGCCTGTCTATCTCATCTTGATGACCTTGTTTGTCACGCCTATTGCGGCGGCGGGCTTGCTACTGTTGGGGCCCGAAACAGCCGATAGCTATATGTTGTCTATTCCCATGTTAGCCGGGCAAGAGCTATTGACTATCTTCGTGTTCATTGGTGGTTTCTCAGCCTCTATGGCCATGCTTATGGTGTCGGGAATGACTCTATCGACCATGTTCAGTAACCACTTGGTTTTACCTCTCATTCAGTGGTTCAGACCGGATAGTCGCTTGAAGAAGTATTTACTGCAATCTCGCTGGTTGGCGGTTTTTATCGTGCTTGGGGCCGGGCAGATGTTTTACCTCTATCTGGGCGAGTCCTACATGTTGGTTAACATGGGGATGATCTCATTTTGCGCCGTGTTACAGTTTCTGCCCTTGGTTATTGCCGGTTTATATTGGCCTCAGGTCACAACGAAAGGCGCATTTTCGGGCCTGTGCGCTGGCTTTGGCATCTGGGCTTATTGTTTGCTTTTACCTGCAATCATGAAAAGTGGTTGGATCAATGCCGATATTTTGTTAACGGGTCCCTTCGGCATAGGTTGGCTGCATCCCGAGCATCTATTGGGCACCGAAATGCACAAGATCAGTCATGGCGCTTTCTGGTCCATGGCGGCAAACATCTCGGCGCTGGTATTGGGCAGTCTGTACTCTAAGATGTCCGGGGAAGAGAAGCGTTACAATGCCGAGTTTATGGATGTGATGGCTGAGCGTGTGGCTGAAGATGAAGCCATCATGGATACCTTGCCCAGAAATATCGAGCTTGATCCTAAGCTTAAATTACTCAAAGGTATATTCAGCCAGTATCTGACTCCTGAATATGCCGAGATGAAACTGGCAGCCTGTCTGATCGAGGCTGAACTCAATGAGGCTAGTCTGATCAATGTGCAGGAACTGGCAAATCTGGAGCGAACCACTGAGAGGCAGTTGAGTGGTATCACTGGGGCAGCGGTGGCCCACATGGTGGTGACTCAGTCTAACCTTTATTCCGAGCAAGAGATCCGCACCTTAGAGCGTTATTACGGTCAGTTATTGGCACAGTTGAAAATAAGTCCGGCTCAGTTAAGGCAACAACTTAACTACTCGAAAGAGAAAGAGTTGTTGGCTAAGCGATACTCAGAGCAGATGCAGGGTATAGTCGATGACAGAACCCGCGAGCTACAAGAGACCTTAGATAAACTCAAGAGCGCTCAGGCCCATTTGGTTGAAACCGAGAAGCAGGCATCATTAGGTAAAATGGTCGCGGGAATAGCCCATGAGATCAATACGCCAATCGGTGTCTGTGTCACCGCGGCATCTCACCTACATGATGAGGTCGTTGGACTGAAGAAGATGTTTGCCGCCGGGGAGCTGAGTGAAGAGGAGTTTCAAGGCTTTATGCTAACCTGCACCGAGTCGATGGATATCATTCTTAAGAACAATGCTCGGGCATCTAAGTTGATCCAGAGCTTTAAACGGGTCGCTGTGGATCAATCCAGTGAGCAGGTTAGAGAGTTTGGCCTTAAAGAATATCTCGGCGAGATCTTAATGTCGCTGCGTCCAACATTGAAAAAAGAGCCTCATAAAATACAGGTTATATGTCCAGATAAGCTTATCTGTAATACCTATCCTGGGGTTATTTCGCAGGTGGTGACTAACCTGATAATGAATAGCTTACTGCATGCCTTTAAGCCTGAACAGGTCGGTAAGGTCACCATAGAAGTGACTGGCAGTGAGGGGAACATATTAATGAATTACAGCGATGATGGTGTCGGCTTAGATGAAGATGGCGAGAAGAATCTATTTGATCCCTTCTATACCACTAAGCGTAATCAGGGAGGCAGTGGACTGGGCACACATCTGGTGTATAACTTGGTGACCCAGAAACTCAAGGGGGAAGTTGACGTCGAAACATCGCCAGGTAAGGGACTCTGTTACCATATACGTTTCCCGCAAAATATTGAGAGTTAG
- a CDS encoding histidine phosphatase family protein: MTAAIERLVERHDVEFDQLFSSPLRRCSEFALNLYLKNGVPLKLEDGLKEVNFGDWDGETLESLYQNSAQMIESYWKNPWAVTPPNGESMLEFEFRIDALWQSILQQYSGQTLLLITHAGVMRHLMANALGVSGVAGFYTQLSLAYASVVKISVFTSPQGHFTKLHWGDD; the protein is encoded by the coding sequence ATGACAGCTGCCATTGAACGTCTCGTTGAGCGTCACGATGTGGAGTTTGACCAACTATTCTCATCCCCCCTGCGTCGCTGCAGTGAGTTTGCACTCAACCTCTATCTGAAAAATGGAGTGCCATTAAAACTGGAGGACGGTTTAAAGGAGGTTAATTTTGGTGATTGGGATGGCGAGACCTTAGAGAGTTTGTATCAGAACTCCGCTCAGATGATAGAAAGCTATTGGAAGAATCCCTGGGCCGTGACACCACCTAATGGTGAGAGCATGCTTGAGTTTGAATTCAGAATCGATGCCCTTTGGCAATCTATTTTGCAGCAATATTCGGGACAAACCTTACTCTTGATCACTCACGCTGGAGTGATGAGACACTTGATGGCCAATGCCCTTGGTGTGAGTGGGGTGGCCGGTTTTTACACTCAGCTGTCATTAGCTTATGCTTCTGTGGTCAAGATATCTGTGTTCACCTCTCCTCAGGGCCACTTCACTAAGCTGCATTGGGGCGATGACTAA
- a CDS encoding ABC transporter ATP-binding protein, which yields MSLVSGSTSQNTPELALDVRELSWQVESRSILSQVSFSIRRGEMLGIIGPNGAGKSTLLRCIYRYIKPDSGRIQLFGQEITCLSSKAFAREVAVVLQDTPHHFELTTAQLVAIGLTPHKGPFEFTNSADRVLISDALEKVGLTHKAKQSYEYLSGGEKQRALIARAIVQQPKLLILDEPTNHLDIHYQIQIMELLRSIGITVITSIHDLNLASAMCDKLLLLEEGKCISYGSPKQVLTEQAIGEVFGVCSHVAPHPQHGNPQICYYYGYETSYDKGYEPGHKNSYEKGREKSQGNKSGPVSLEDVAHD from the coding sequence ATGTCATTAGTTTCAGGCTCAACGTCACAGAACACACCTGAGCTCGCCTTGGATGTGCGCGAGCTTAGCTGGCAAGTCGAGTCACGCTCGATTCTGTCGCAGGTAAGCTTCTCCATAAGGCGCGGTGAGATGCTCGGCATTATCGGGCCTAACGGTGCGGGAAAGTCGACCTTGCTTCGCTGCATCTATCGATATATCAAGCCTGATAGTGGCCGAATCCAGCTGTTTGGCCAAGAGATAACTTGTCTCTCCTCTAAGGCCTTCGCCAGAGAGGTGGCAGTAGTACTGCAAGATACCCCTCATCACTTCGAGTTGACCACGGCGCAATTGGTGGCTATCGGTTTGACGCCCCATAAAGGCCCGTTCGAATTCACTAATTCTGCCGATCGGGTCTTGATATCCGATGCGCTGGAAAAAGTTGGTTTAACCCATAAGGCTAAGCAGAGTTATGAATATCTCTCTGGCGGTGAAAAGCAAAGAGCCTTGATAGCGCGTGCCATAGTGCAGCAGCCTAAACTTCTTATTCTCGATGAGCCGACCAATCATTTAGATATCCATTATCAGATCCAGATCATGGAGCTGTTGCGCTCAATCGGGATCACTGTGATCACCTCTATTCACGATCTTAATCTCGCTAGCGCCATGTGCGACAAATTACTTCTGCTGGAAGAGGGAAAGTGTATTTCTTACGGTTCGCCTAAACAGGTGCTCACAGAGCAGGCCATAGGCGAGGTCTTCGGTGTCTGTTCCCATGTCGCGCCTCATCCTCAACATGGAAATCCACAGATCTGTTACTACTATGGTTATGAGACGAGTTACGACAAGGGTTACGAGCCAGGACATAAGAATAGCTATGAGAAGGGCCGTGAGAAGAGTCAGGGTAATAAAAGTGGCCCGGTTTCTCTCGAGGACGTAGCCCATGACTAG
- a CDS encoding FecCD family ABC transporter permease, which produces MKTGEVDLVKHELFAHKWILFSLSLLSLLSLMFAASFGAANISFMDTLDVVLHQLFGIGDVASITQRIVMELRFPRVILAFIAGAGLSIAGSVLQTVTRNPLADPYLFGISSGASFGAVIVLTLFTGSGLLAGSGLFEQFSWMTLPLGAFMGAGLSVAMVLALCGRHMSSQIERMLLSGVAISFMFGALTSLLLYFSDPQAAASVLFWSLGSFSKASWSGLIAPFVIVTGCTGIILLFKRQIMAMRAGDETAHTLGINVSRLRLQMLLLCSIITAILVANCGGIGFVGLMVPHTVRMLFPGHFPLITTALVGGVFMVWVDVLARTMLSHQELPVGIITAVIGSIFFLGILSRRK; this is translated from the coding sequence ATGAAAACTGGTGAAGTCGATTTGGTTAAGCATGAGCTGTTTGCTCATAAATGGATTTTATTCTCCCTGAGCTTATTATCTCTGCTGAGTCTGATGTTTGCCGCGAGTTTTGGTGCCGCAAATATCTCGTTTATGGACACCTTAGATGTGGTCTTGCATCAGTTGTTCGGGATTGGCGACGTTGCTAGCATCACCCAGCGCATAGTGATGGAACTGAGATTTCCTAGAGTCATATTGGCATTTATTGCTGGAGCTGGTCTCTCTATCGCAGGTAGTGTGCTGCAAACTGTCACACGCAACCCACTGGCGGACCCTTATCTGTTCGGTATCTCTTCTGGGGCATCTTTTGGTGCTGTTATTGTGCTAACACTATTTACCGGCTCAGGGCTGCTCGCCGGCTCTGGTCTGTTTGAACAGTTTAGCTGGATGACATTGCCTCTGGGGGCCTTTATGGGGGCCGGCTTGTCGGTTGCTATGGTACTGGCTCTGTGTGGCCGACACATGAGCAGCCAGATAGAGCGCATGTTGCTCTCGGGCGTGGCGATATCATTTATGTTCGGCGCACTAACTAGCTTGTTGCTCTACTTTTCAGACCCTCAGGCGGCCGCATCAGTGCTGTTTTGGAGTCTAGGGAGCTTCTCGAAAGCCAGCTGGAGTGGGTTAATCGCGCCTTTTGTGATTGTCACTGGCTGTACAGGTATCATCTTACTGTTTAAGAGACAGATAATGGCCATGCGGGCAGGTGATGAAACGGCCCATACTTTAGGTATAAACGTGAGTCGATTGCGGCTGCAAATGCTGCTGCTCTGTTCCATCATCACCGCGATTCTCGTTGCCAATTGTGGCGGCATAGGTTTTGTTGGTTTAATGGTGCCCCATACCGTAAGAATGCTGTTTCCCGGTCATTTCCCCCTCATTACCACTGCCTTAGTCGGTGGGGTATTTATGGTGTGGGTAGATGTCTTAGCAAGGACCATGTTGAGCCATCAGGAACTGCCCGTAGGCATAATCACAGCTGTGATAGGCAGCATCTTCTTCTTAGGGATCTTAAGTCGAAGGAAGTGA
- a CDS encoding adenosylcobinamide-GDP ribazoletransferase: protein MDVLRRELTLFFIAMGFFTRIPMPTWVKVDADNLNKASRYFGLVGILVGAISALVYELSLTVLPTSISIILAMIAGVAVTGAFHEDGLADTADGFGGGWAVADKLKIMKDSRIGTYGAVTLLLSMILKYMLLLELALYDPELVIVALILGHCLSRVLAASIIFTDIYVSDAYASATSVSEEKGSKSKPLAESQTTNELAILLVTGVLALWLSGLGSAILIAVSLFLARWLLVTVFRRQIGGYTGDTLGAAQQVSELVFYILLLASLA, encoded by the coding sequence ATGGACGTGTTACGCAGAGAACTAACGCTGTTTTTTATTGCTATGGGCTTCTTTACCCGCATTCCAATGCCGACTTGGGTCAAAGTCGATGCCGATAATCTCAATAAGGCCAGCAGGTATTTTGGTTTGGTTGGGATACTCGTTGGTGCTATCTCGGCACTGGTCTATGAGCTCAGCCTGACTGTTCTGCCAACATCTATCAGCATCATCTTAGCTATGATCGCTGGTGTGGCAGTGACAGGGGCCTTTCATGAAGATGGTCTGGCAGATACCGCCGATGGTTTTGGTGGCGGTTGGGCGGTTGCCGATAAACTGAAAATAATGAAAGACTCTCGTATCGGTACCTATGGCGCGGTAACCCTGCTGTTGTCCATGATATTAAAGTACATGTTGCTGTTGGAGCTGGCGTTATATGATCCTGAACTTGTCATTGTGGCGCTGATTCTGGGTCATTGCCTCAGCCGGGTGTTAGCCGCGAGTATTATCTTTACCGACATATATGTCAGTGATGCTTATGCTAGCGCTACTAGTGTTAGTGAAGAGAAGGGCAGCAAGAGCAAGCCATTGGCCGAAAGCCAAACCACCAATGAACTCGCTATTTTGCTGGTCACAGGTGTTCTGGCTTTATGGCTTAGTGGTCTGGGGTCAGCCATACTGATAGCAGTAAGTTTATTCCTAGCTCGCTGGTTATTAGTGACTGTTTTTCGAAGACAGATAGGCGGTTATACCGGTGACACTTTAGGCGCTGCTCAACAAGTCTCCGAGCTAGTATTTTATATACTCTTATTAGCTAGCCTAGCATGA
- the cobU gene encoding bifunctional adenosylcobinamide kinase/adenosylcobinamide-phosphate guanylyltransferase, whose protein sequence is MIHLVLGGARSGKTGYAAMAAKTCSENGYQCVYIATAQALDDEMNDRITRHKADREADSLDWITVETPLNLVETLSEYARKDRVLMVDCLTLWLTNHLMLEDSPTVFTDCDRKWNAEKQALLSALTELPGEIYLVSNEVGCGIVPLGEINRRFVDEAGWLHQDIAAIADTVTKVTAGLPMRLKG, encoded by the coding sequence ATGATTCATCTGGTACTCGGTGGGGCCCGTAGCGGTAAGACGGGTTATGCTGCCATGGCGGCAAAGACATGCAGCGAAAATGGTTATCAGTGCGTCTACATTGCCACGGCTCAGGCCTTAGATGACGAGATGAATGACAGAATTACTCGTCATAAAGCTGACCGAGAGGCTGATAGCTTGGATTGGATAACCGTCGAGACACCGTTAAATCTGGTGGAAACCCTGAGTGAATATGCCAGGAAGGATAGGGTACTCATGGTCGACTGTTTGACACTCTGGTTAACCAATCACTTGATGCTCGAAGACTCTCCGACGGTATTTACCGATTGCGATCGCAAGTGGAACGCCGAGAAGCAAGCTTTACTCTCGGCATTAACCGAATTACCCGGTGAGATCTATCTGGTCAGCAATGAAGTTGGCTGCGGCATTGTGCCCTTGGGAGAGATTAATCGCCGCTTCGTCGATGAGGCGGGTTGGCTGCATCAAGATATAGCGGCTATTGCGGATACAGTGACTAAAGTGACAGCTGGTTTACCCATGAGATTGAAGGGGTAG
- a CDS encoding cobyric acid synthase: protein MNSNNTIDSKMGSARVLMVQGTTSDAGKSTLVAGLCRLFARKGRRVAPFKPQNMALNSAVTADGGEIGRAQALQAVACGLPLHTDFNPILLKPSSDTGAQVIVQGQALDQMEAKTFFGLHKGQGDGSGGEYLPGYRVKAMSAVLDSFSRLTHAYELVMVEGAGSPAEINLREGDIANMGFAEAVDCPVIIIADIDKGGVFAHLVGTLALLSDTEQARVKGFVINRFRGDIALLQSGLDWLETYTNKPVLGVLPYLHDLHLDAEDALTPAPNKSTQTRLKVLVLVFPRISNHTDFDPLRLNPHVEFNYVSLQIQAESQSEFGVLPPADLIIVPGSKNVRADLEFLRNQGWDIGIKKHLRYGGKLLGICGGYQMLGLLIDDPSGVEGEPGESEGLGLLSLVTELKPQKVLRQVTGKLSLLGELTEVKGYEIHCGQSLLLKTQAEGQLQPLSLSPVESKVEGASAAGSFSDGLLSEDSQVLGTYLHGLFDSPDACALLLKWAGMSDAEPVDIDAIRDQQLNRFADQLEKDLDMDKLELILRTTT from the coding sequence ATGAATTCTAATAACACGATCGATTCAAAGATGGGCTCAGCCCGTGTGCTTATGGTGCAGGGAACCACTTCCGATGCAGGTAAGAGCACCTTAGTCGCTGGCCTGTGTCGCTTATTTGCCCGCAAGGGGAGGCGCGTTGCCCCGTTTAAACCACAGAATATGGCACTCAACAGTGCGGTAACGGCCGATGGTGGTGAGATTGGCCGTGCTCAGGCATTACAAGCGGTGGCCTGTGGTTTACCCCTGCACACAGATTTTAATCCCATCTTGCTTAAACCTAGCTCAGATACCGGTGCTCAGGTCATAGTTCAAGGCCAGGCACTGGACCAGATGGAGGCTAAGACCTTCTTCGGTCTGCATAAAGGTCAGGGTGATGGAAGTGGAGGCGAGTACCTGCCCGGTTATCGGGTCAAAGCCATGTCTGCCGTGTTGGATTCGTTTTCGCGTTTAACCCATGCCTATGAGCTGGTGATGGTAGAAGGGGCGGGTAGTCCGGCTGAGATCAACCTGCGCGAAGGTGATATCGCCAACATGGGGTTCGCCGAAGCGGTAGATTGTCCCGTGATCATCATTGCCGATATCGATAAAGGTGGTGTATTCGCCCATCTGGTGGGCACCTTAGCATTATTATCTGATACCGAGCAGGCCAGAGTCAAAGGCTTCGTTATCAACCGTTTTCGCGGCGATATAGCCCTGCTGCAATCGGGATTAGACTGGCTAGAAACGTACACCAATAAGCCTGTTCTGGGTGTGCTGCCCTATCTGCACGATCTGCATCTGGACGCCGAGGATGCGCTGACACCAGCACCCAATAAATCGACTCAGACCAGGCTCAAGGTCTTGGTGCTCGTCTTCCCGCGGATCAGTAATCATACCGATTTCGATCCTCTGCGGCTCAATCCCCATGTTGAATTTAACTATGTATCCCTGCAGATCCAAGCCGAGAGTCAATCTGAGTTTGGTGTGTTACCACCAGCGGATCTCATCATAGTGCCCGGCAGTAAAAATGTCCGTGCCGATCTGGAATTCCTAAGGAATCAAGGTTGGGACATAGGGATCAAGAAGCACCTGAGATACGGCGGCAAGCTGCTGGGGATTTGTGGTGGCTATCAGATGTTAGGCCTGCTTATCGATGATCCTAGCGGTGTCGAAGGCGAGCCCGGTGAAAGCGAAGGACTCGGGCTATTGTCTCTGGTCACTGAGCTAAAACCGCAAAAAGTCCTACGTCAGGTGACAGGTAAGCTTTCGTTACTCGGTGAGCTGACCGAGGTGAAAGGCTATGAGATCCATTGTGGCCAATCCCTGTTACTCAAAACTCAAGCCGAGGGCCAACTTCAGCCCCTGAGCTTATCTCCGGTGGAGTCAAAAGTTGAAGGTGCGTCTGCTGCAGGCTCGTTCAGTGACGGTTTACTCTCAGAAGATAGCCAAGTGTTAGGCACTTACTTGCACGGCCTGTTCGACTCACCGGATGCCTGCGCGCTATTACTTAAGTGGGCCGGTATGTCGGATGCAGAACCTGTCGACATAGATGCTATTCGTGATCAGCAGTTGAATCGTTTTGCCGATCAGTTAGAGAAAGATTTAGATATGGATAAATTAGAGCTGATCCTAAGAACTACCACCTAG